The following are encoded together in the Streptomyces sp. NBC_00358 genome:
- a CDS encoding nitroreductase family protein, whose product MTDELPLSCEELLTTTRSVRHGLDLDRPVDRDLVEDCLRIALQAPNGSNRQNWRWILLTDPRIRAEVAEVYRAAFYDRNAAALERLPELPEAPRSVLTAARALADRLHRVPVLVIPCLEVAQGTLPTGNQAGLWASLLPAAWSYALAARSRGLVTAWTAVHLDREQEVADLLGLPPTVRQGALLPTAHPLRGTFRPGPRLPLEEVLHHDGWQGARPV is encoded by the coding sequence GTGACCGATGAACTTCCCCTGTCCTGCGAGGAGTTGCTCACCACCACGCGGTCGGTGCGGCACGGCCTGGACCTGGACCGGCCGGTGGACCGGGACCTGGTCGAGGACTGCCTGCGCATTGCCCTGCAGGCTCCGAACGGCAGCAACCGGCAGAACTGGCGCTGGATCCTGCTCACCGACCCGCGGATCCGCGCGGAGGTGGCCGAGGTGTACCGGGCCGCGTTCTACGACCGTAACGCCGCCGCGCTGGAGCGGCTGCCGGAGCTTCCCGAGGCGCCGCGCTCCGTGCTCACCGCCGCCCGTGCGCTGGCCGACCGGCTGCACCGGGTGCCGGTCCTGGTGATCCCCTGTCTCGAAGTGGCCCAGGGAACGCTGCCGACGGGCAACCAGGCCGGCCTGTGGGCGTCGTTGCTGCCCGCGGCCTGGAGCTATGCGCTGGCCGCCCGCAGCCGCGGACTGGTCACCGCCTGGACGGCGGTCCACCTGGACCGCGAGCAGGAGGTCGCCGACCTGCTCGGTCTGCCGCCCACCGTCCGGCAGGGCGCCCTGCTGCCGACGGCCCACCCGCTGCGCGGCACGTTCCGGCCGGGCCCGCGGCTGCCGCTGGAGGAGGTCCTGCACCACGACGGCTGGCAGGGCGCCCGACCCGTCTGA
- a CDS encoding DUF4142 domain-containing protein, which translates to MPVSRNMAGTVFVGGAVALTLAALVYPTMLGVQTTSSAQTRVIANTQWGPLTEADRDFVVKVRAAGLWEYPLGEIALKKGSTPAMREAGKHLIVGHARLDDMDRKVALQLNITLPNQASPQQQQFVATSVAQNGKQFDTTAANILRVTHGSIFLVIAKVRATTENTLVRNLANLANDTVLDHITMMEKTGTINFDQVLAQQSAPPTLPKDQLTPPPPQPGAPLVVLTARPDLNVHTDTPTPSPQVG; encoded by the coding sequence ATGCCCGTCTCACGCAACATGGCAGGAACGGTCTTCGTGGGCGGCGCCGTGGCCCTGACCCTCGCCGCTCTCGTCTACCCCACCATGCTCGGCGTCCAGACCACGTCCAGCGCTCAGACCCGCGTCATCGCGAACACCCAGTGGGGCCCGCTCACCGAGGCCGACCGCGACTTCGTCGTCAAGGTCCGCGCGGCCGGGCTGTGGGAGTACCCGTTGGGTGAGATCGCGCTGAAGAAGGGCTCGACACCGGCGATGCGGGAGGCCGGCAAGCACCTGATCGTGGGGCACGCCCGCCTCGACGATATGGACCGCAAGGTCGCCCTGCAGCTGAACATCACCCTGCCGAACCAGGCGTCTCCGCAGCAGCAGCAGTTCGTGGCGACCTCCGTGGCGCAGAACGGCAAGCAGTTCGACACGACCGCCGCCAACATCCTGCGCGTCACCCACGGCAGCATCTTCCTGGTCATCGCCAAGGTCCGGGCCACCACCGAGAACACGCTCGTGCGCAATCTCGCGAACCTCGCGAACGACACGGTCCTCGACCACATCACGATGATGGAGAAGACCGGCACCATCAACTTCGACCAGGTCCTCGCCCAGCAGAGCGCCCCGCCGACGCTCCCCAAGGACCAGCTCACGCCGCCCCCGCCGCAGCCGGGCGCCCCCCTGGTCGTCCTCACGGCGCGGCCCGACCTGAACGTGCACACGGACACCCCGACGCCCAGCCCGCAGGTCGGCTGA
- a CDS encoding TetR/AcrR family transcriptional regulator, with amino-acid sequence MPDSPPATPAPAPPPADASRERIIAAATTLFAEHGYDGTSTRRIAADAGLNMATVAYHVGGKPDLYREVMLRAHLAEQRVLTDALAAFRELAPTEPVAAVTGLVDRYLDFCLDQPHIPALWMRRWLSDAAEFANLEAAYARPLIEAVRDTVREVVPAALPAGTAAPADIEMTVWTVLWSTHGFCRSGIRSEVPRFRAHLRGLVLRDLGLAARDPRDQGHV; translated from the coding sequence ATGCCCGACTCGCCACCCGCCACACCGGCCCCCGCGCCACCGCCCGCCGACGCCAGCCGTGAACGCATCATCGCGGCCGCCACCACCCTCTTCGCCGAGCACGGCTACGACGGCACCAGCACCCGCCGGATCGCCGCCGACGCGGGGCTGAACATGGCCACCGTCGCCTACCACGTCGGCGGGAAGCCGGACCTCTACCGGGAGGTCATGCTCCGGGCCCACCTCGCCGAGCAGCGGGTACTGACGGACGCGCTGGCCGCCTTCCGGGAGCTCGCGCCCACCGAGCCGGTCGCCGCCGTCACCGGCCTCGTCGACCGGTACCTGGACTTCTGTCTCGACCAGCCGCACATCCCGGCCCTGTGGATGCGCCGCTGGCTCTCCGACGCCGCCGAATTCGCGAATCTGGAGGCCGCGTACGCGCGCCCGCTGATCGAAGCGGTCCGCGACACCGTGCGCGAGGTCGTCCCGGCCGCACTGCCCGCCGGGACCGCCGCACCCGCCGACATCGAGATGACCGTCTGGACGGTGCTCTGGAGCACGCACGGCTTCTGCCGCTCGGGCATCCGTTCCGAGGTCCCGCGCTTTCGCGCCCACCTGCGCGGCCTCGTCCTGAGGGATCTCGGGCTCGCCGCCCGGGACCCGCGCGACCAGGGGCACGTATGA
- a CDS encoding MFS transporter has product MTTALVPPATDGELTRRRLLVYGIGSVGTGIFSTVPGLLLLYFMTDALGVPAGIAGLVVALPKAWDAVFNPLVGAASDREAVRTGRRTRLLVAGGLALPAAFAAMFLSPMTGTGAAVWVTVTFVLAASAFSLFQVPYVALPAEMSSVPAVRTRIMVWRIVFLTLGILVAGGAAPLVVGVAGGGRTGYGVMGVAVGLVIAAVLMVPALGTRWVRSRPGLEPLGLVEAFRTARGNRAFFALLASFVLQAAAVAIMLAAAPYVATYRLGGYGLTSMLFVCLVAPSAVAVPLWAKAAGRWGRLRCLTVATCGYAAGAAALLPAAGSGSGTVAVVATLALCGLLGVCYAALQVLPLALLPDTVHADKARTGQVQSGAFTGLWTAGETVGLAAGPGAYSIALAATGFVSSTLDHPVAQTATARTGILLGFSLVPALLMLLSLPALRAYGRRRAAQETETP; this is encoded by the coding sequence ATGACGACCGCCCTGGTCCCCCCGGCCACCGACGGCGAACTCACCCGGCGCCGGCTCCTCGTCTACGGCATCGGCTCGGTCGGCACGGGCATCTTCTCCACCGTCCCCGGCCTGCTGCTGCTCTACTTCATGACCGACGCGCTGGGCGTCCCCGCCGGAATCGCCGGACTCGTGGTCGCCCTGCCCAAGGCGTGGGACGCCGTCTTCAACCCCCTGGTCGGCGCCGCCAGCGACCGTGAGGCCGTCCGTACCGGCCGACGGACCCGACTGCTCGTCGCCGGCGGGCTCGCGCTGCCCGCCGCGTTCGCGGCGATGTTCCTGTCCCCGATGACCGGCACGGGTGCAGCGGTCTGGGTGACCGTCACCTTCGTACTGGCCGCGAGCGCCTTCTCACTGTTCCAGGTGCCCTACGTGGCCCTGCCCGCCGAGATGTCGTCCGTACCGGCCGTCCGCACCCGGATCATGGTCTGGCGGATCGTCTTCCTGACCCTGGGGATCCTCGTCGCGGGCGGCGCGGCCCCGCTCGTGGTCGGCGTCGCGGGCGGCGGCCGTACGGGGTACGGAGTGATGGGCGTGGCCGTGGGCCTTGTCATCGCCGCCGTCCTGATGGTGCCCGCCCTCGGTACCCGCTGGGTGCGCTCCCGACCCGGACTCGAGCCCCTCGGCCTGGTCGAGGCCTTCCGTACGGCACGCGGCAACCGGGCGTTCTTCGCGCTGCTCGCCTCGTTCGTGCTGCAGGCCGCCGCCGTCGCGATCATGCTCGCCGCCGCGCCCTACGTCGCCACCTACCGCCTAGGCGGCTACGGCCTGACCTCGATGCTCTTCGTCTGCCTGGTCGCACCCAGCGCCGTCGCCGTCCCGCTCTGGGCCAAGGCCGCCGGACGCTGGGGCAGACTGCGCTGCCTCACGGTCGCGACCTGCGGATACGCCGCCGGCGCGGCGGCCCTGCTCCCGGCGGCCGGCAGCGGCAGCGGCACCGTGGCGGTCGTCGCGACGCTCGCACTGTGCGGGCTGCTCGGCGTCTGCTACGCGGCCCTGCAGGTCCTGCCGCTCGCCCTTCTCCCCGACACCGTGCACGCCGACAAGGCCAGGACCGGCCAGGTCCAGTCCGGAGCGTTCACCGGACTGTGGACGGCCGGTGAGACCGTCGGCCTCGCCGCCGGACCGGGGGCCTACTCGATCGCCCTGGCCGCCACCGGCTTCGTCTCCTCGACCCTGGACCATCCGGTCGCCCAGACCGCCACCGCGCGAACCGGAATCCTTCTGGGCTTCAGCCTCGTCCCCGCCCTGCTCATGCTGCTCTCGCTGCCTGCCCTGCGCGCCTACGGCCGCCGCCGCGCCGCGCAAGAAACGGAAACCCCCTGA
- a CDS encoding pyridoxal phosphate-dependent decarboxylase family protein yields MTTPQQATVPARAAHPGLPETGRTGADLLAELTVLTAADLPTRGGHTTAYVYDSGRPEVREAAERAYLTMMEVNGLDPTAFPSIVTLERQVVGATAARLGGDDTTPGIFTSGGTESIILAVKAARDARPDVLAPEIVVPVTAHAAFHKAGSYLRVTVRSAPVDPETYRADPAAMAALCNENTVLVVASAPSYAHGVIDPVAEIAADAAARGIPCHVDACVGGWLLPWLAEAGAPVPPFDLSVAGVTSLSCDLHKFGYAPKGASVLLFRDEALRLNAYYACAAWPGYSVVNSTIQSSKGAGPLAGAWATLQALGADGYRELGRAALAATRRLIDGVGSIDGLTVLGTPEATLVAIGTDPADETPLDLFALADETRARGFFLQPQLSLDGLPANLHLTLTGVSEHGVEELLTVLRDCVGIVRPLGPPTPPADIVDLLQQVDLTELDNASFAALLPAAGVDLTGENAARMAPVNRLLDALPAATREVIVTRFLSALYSPYLGG; encoded by the coding sequence ATGACGACTCCCCAGCAGGCGACCGTCCCCGCGCGGGCCGCCCACCCCGGTCTGCCCGAGACGGGCCGCACCGGCGCCGACCTCCTCGCCGAACTCACCGTCCTCACCGCCGCCGACCTGCCCACCCGGGGCGGACACACCACCGCCTACGTCTACGACAGCGGCCGTCCCGAGGTCCGCGAAGCCGCCGAACGGGCCTACCTGACGATGATGGAGGTCAACGGCCTGGACCCGACGGCCTTCCCCAGCATCGTCACCCTCGAACGCCAGGTCGTCGGCGCGACGGCAGCCCGGCTCGGCGGCGACGACACCACCCCGGGCATCTTCACCAGCGGCGGAACCGAGTCGATCATTCTCGCGGTGAAGGCCGCCCGGGACGCCCGCCCCGATGTCCTCGCCCCGGAGATCGTCGTCCCGGTCACCGCCCACGCCGCCTTCCACAAGGCCGGCAGCTACCTGCGGGTCACCGTCCGCAGCGCACCCGTCGACCCCGAGACCTACCGCGCCGACCCGGCCGCGATGGCCGCGCTCTGCAACGAGAACACCGTCCTCGTCGTCGCCTCCGCTCCGTCCTACGCACACGGCGTCATCGACCCCGTCGCCGAGATAGCCGCCGACGCCGCCGCCCGGGGCATTCCCTGCCATGTCGACGCCTGCGTCGGCGGCTGGCTGCTGCCCTGGCTCGCCGAGGCCGGCGCGCCCGTCCCGCCCTTCGACCTCTCCGTCGCCGGTGTCACCTCGCTCTCCTGCGACCTGCACAAGTTCGGCTACGCCCCCAAGGGCGCCTCCGTACTGCTGTTCCGCGACGAGGCACTGCGCCTCAACGCCTATTACGCCTGCGCCGCCTGGCCCGGCTACAGCGTCGTCAACTCCACGATCCAGAGCAGCAAGGGAGCCGGACCCCTCGCCGGGGCATGGGCCACGCTGCAGGCCCTCGGCGCCGACGGCTACCGCGAACTCGGCCGTGCCGCGCTGGCGGCGACCCGGCGACTGATCGATGGCGTCGGGTCCATCGACGGCCTCACCGTCCTCGGCACCCCCGAGGCCACCCTCGTCGCCATCGGCACCGACCCGGCCGACGAGACCCCGCTCGACCTCTTCGCCCTCGCCGACGAGACCCGCGCCCGGGGTTTCTTCCTCCAGCCCCAGCTCAGCCTCGACGGCCTCCCGGCCAACCTGCATCTGACCCTCACCGGAGTCAGCGAACACGGCGTCGAGGAACTGCTCACCGTCCTGCGCGACTGCGTCGGCATCGTCCGTCCGCTCGGGCCCCCGACACCCCCGGCGGACATCGTCGACCTGCTCCAGCAGGTGGATCTGACCGAACTCGACAACGCGTCCTTCGCGGCGCTGCTCCCCGCCGCCGGTGTCGACCTGACCGGCGAGAACGCGGCCCGGATGGCCCCGGTCAACCGCCTCCTGGACGCCCTCCCGGCGGCGACCCGCGAGGTCATCGTCACCCGCTTCCTGTCCGCGCTCTACAGCCCGTACCTGGGCGGCTGA
- a CDS encoding PRC-barrel domain-containing protein — MFEAGDIREWRGHDVLDPGGHKIGTLESVYVDTATDSPSFATVTVGLPTRRRLVFVPLDHATVGPGYLKVAHDKNLVKKAPSIDTDGVLPATDEPEVFAHYEIEYTPGVKGERRLARR, encoded by the coding sequence ATGTTCGAGGCAGGCGACATCCGTGAATGGCGTGGTCATGACGTGCTGGACCCCGGTGGGCACAAGATCGGCACCCTGGAATCCGTCTACGTCGACACGGCCACCGACAGCCCTTCCTTCGCCACCGTGACCGTGGGCCTGCCCACGCGCCGTCGCCTGGTGTTCGTACCCCTGGACCACGCGACCGTCGGACCGGGCTATCTGAAGGTCGCTCACGACAAGAACCTGGTGAAGAAGGCCCCGTCCATCGACACGGACGGCGTGCTGCCCGCGACGGACGAGCCGGAGGTCTTCGCGCACTACGAAATCGAGTACACACCGGGCGTCAAGGGCGAGCGCCGTCTCGCCCGTCGCTGA
- a CDS encoding pyridoxamine 5'-phosphate oxidase family protein yields the protein MSQDDALHELDRRECLRLLAKVPVGRVVYTRQALPAVLPVNFCLDTDNSVLLCTSSDSDLVRAIDGVVVAFEADEFDAETRSGWSVVVTGRAGVMTDPAEHERLSQVGPSSWIPSRNAVFVRIDSDMVTGRDLRGVRGAV from the coding sequence ATGTCCCAGGACGACGCCCTTCACGAACTCGACCGGCGGGAGTGCCTGCGCCTCCTGGCCAAGGTCCCGGTCGGCCGCGTGGTGTACACCCGGCAGGCACTGCCCGCGGTCCTTCCCGTCAATTTCTGCCTGGACACGGACAACTCCGTCCTTCTCTGCACCTCCTCGGACTCGGACCTCGTCCGCGCGATCGACGGAGTCGTGGTCGCCTTCGAGGCGGACGAGTTCGACGCGGAGACCCGGTCCGGCTGGAGTGTGGTCGTGACCGGACGCGCCGGGGTCATGACCGATCCCGCCGAGCACGAACGGCTGTCGCAGGTCGGTCCGAGCTCTTGGATACCCTCGCGGAACGCGGTTTTCGTGCGGATCGACTCCGATATGGTCACCGGCCGCGACCTCAGGGGAGTACGCGGCGCGGTGTGA
- a CDS encoding GNAT family N-acetyltransferase, producing the protein MVDWELRPASLRDVEEVAELRAVVMRADLERLGRYDAHRVRQRLRDGFDPAHTWVIEVGGAFAGCVALRPENDVRWFEHFYLAPRLQGCGIGSGVLGELLERCDRLGVPVRLNVLRGSPARRLYERHGFTVETEDPVDVFMVRGPG; encoded by the coding sequence ATGGTGGATTGGGAACTTCGGCCGGCGTCGCTTCGCGATGTGGAAGAGGTGGCCGAGTTGCGTGCCGTGGTGATGCGGGCGGATCTGGAACGGCTCGGGCGGTACGACGCGCACCGCGTACGGCAGCGGCTGCGGGACGGATTCGACCCGGCCCACACCTGGGTGATCGAGGTCGGTGGCGCGTTCGCGGGCTGCGTGGCCCTGCGCCCGGAGAACGACGTGCGCTGGTTCGAGCACTTCTACCTGGCGCCCCGTCTGCAGGGGTGCGGGATCGGCTCGGGCGTGCTGGGCGAACTGTTGGAGCGGTGTGACCGTCTCGGCGTCCCGGTCCGGTTGAACGTACTGCGGGGGAGCCCTGCCCGACGGCTCTACGAGCGGCACGGGTTCACGGTCGAGACCGAGGACCCGGTGGATGTCTTCATGGTCCGTGGGCCCGGCTGA